The genomic DNA ttttatatttgagCATAATgattgtaaggaaaaaaaaaaccaacaagaaataaaagaaccACCAAATGGAAGAACTTAAACAGTTTCTAGTatgtttttcccctctgtagAACATTGTTCTGTTTtaatcccagctggcagctaagcacaaatccaaaacagagTTACTACACTGCTATGAGGAAAATTCATTCTATCCTGGACAAAAACAGCACAAACATCTACAAGGCTTGTGGCCTCAGCCATAATCTATCTTATCCTAGCTTACTGTGAAGATTAGACAAACTCAGGGTTTTCAGCATCAACACTGAATAAGGATTGTTCTTACCAAACTGGGGATTTGTTAGAGAATACACCATGTGCAAGTTAGTAATGCAACATACACAGGGCAATGCTCTCTCGCTCCTGTCAAGTCCTTTGTGTTTGTGGTTGTCACAAAGCAGCCTACAACTgcctgaaacagaaaaaggagcaaagcACTGCCCCCTGATTAGTGACTGGGCATGGGATAACCCCATGAAGACCCTGAGATTCTAGGCAAAGAAAAGTCAGATATGTGCCACAGTTCAGTCTCTCAGTCCAGCCttaaacacagattttcatTGCACAGTGAACCctaaccacaaaaaaaccccaactcatCACATATTTCCAGCAAATGAGTCTGTGATTACTACCCTactcattaaatatttcaaagaaaatctcttttttttctgatgttgttCTGGTACCTAATTGCCAGAAATAATGTCCTGGTAATCAGGCTTTTTAATTCAAGGCTGAGAACAAGTTCATTTACAGCAACCCCTCTTCTTGGTGACTGGAGCTAGACACATTTATCCCAGTTAATTTTGCTGCCAgaacaaatttatttattcaccaTACAGCCTGCAAAACAAGAACATTATAATCCAATTCCCCATTGCCTTTTACAGCCCGTTAATAATGCTCACTGTCAAAGCACACTGCAGCACCTCAGCCCAAGAAGTGTCTGTGCTAATTATAGCAGAgatttgcaattaaaatgtacataaacaaataatttattgtgCAACAGGTTCAACTACTTTATAGTTTAGTCCTTGATATTTCAATGCAAAAACTTGGGGTTTGAGACGTGCATGGGGGTCCTGGGAATATTTGCCCACTTCTGGTCATCCTCAGCATGTTATAGTAAATGTGCCATGTAAATATACAAGTTTAGGGGAGGTAATGTGCCAGCCAGAAAACGTGGAGGTATTCGAAGCTGTCTAAATGGTACTGCTTTGTTAAAAGCTTGGtttgcctgaaaaaaaccccatctttTGGAACAGATGGGCTATTTGGGGCCTTTTGGAAAAGGAGGTTGAGCAGCAGTTGTGGGATGGCTgtctgctggcactgcagggaaaggcACAAACCTGGGAGCTCCTGAGCCAGATAAAAAGAACACAGCAGGGATTTAAAGTTCTTTTCTTAGGGTTTCTTTGCATAGGAAAGTTTCTGAGAGTAAGCAGAAGAAGTAATAATAGTTCCAGGCTATGTCCCCGGAGAGAAAGCATTGTGGGGGCTCATGGCAGACACGCACAGTCCAGATCTACAATGAAATCAGCAGGtatcaaaggaaaaaacccagctttttCCACTTTGATCAGTTTGAATAGACCCAAAAAAAAGGAGGTGGTTGCAGGTGGGGGCTGAGTCCTGATGGATGTGTCTGGAGTATCCCTTGGAGAGCTTGTAGCCCCTCATGCTCAGGCCTGCAGGGATTCTGGGCACAGCCTCATCATTGCTTCAGCTCCACAGCTGCGGAGCGAGGCAACAGcagtgggaaaatattttaaatacatttaaggTGCTCAGATCCTACCTAGCAGCCTGGCAAAATACTTAATATCCTACTCCCACGCTTGTTTTCTGAGCTCCCTGCTGATTTCAGCATGTGTTTCCCAACGTGGCGAGGTGCAGTCAGCTGGATTAATGCGGGTATTGTGCTGAGTAACTAACAGTATTATGAATTAACCCAAGGTTTGTGTTAGCCTCTTAAGCCACTTGCGTGGCTCTTTGAACATGCACAGGGCTATAAAAACACTAACAGGGAATGAATCAGAATTTCCTCCTGAACAAAGGGCCGCTGTATTTGAAGCAGGCGGCCCAGGGTGAGGTCGAGGAGTCGTAAAATACAGAGCTACCTGCTCTTATTAATATGTCCATTACATTACTGTGATGAATATTAAGGAATTGTTACTCAATCAGACAAATCTGATCCTGGCTGGGACTGCAAGAAGTGTGGTAATTGGTGTTTCCTTGGTGGGAACGAGCAGGTTTGAGGAACTGGGAGAATTTTCCTCCAACAAGCAGAAATagataatatatataaaaagtaactttttctctctctcttttatatatatttatatacagaGATCTCAGGAGCCAGCTGAGGAGAAGGGCAGGTGCTGTTGGAGACAAAGGGTTTGAGGCAAtttggggagagagagggaagcaCCACAGAAAGCAGGACCAGCCCTGGGGGTGAGGGGGAAAAGCGAGGCTTGGGGATTCATGCTCCCAAAAAGTGATGCAAAAAATCTTGCGCTCTTTAAAGTGTGAGCAAATATAAGGAAAGCAGAATCAGAAATGCAGGAATATTTAAACCAAGCCTAGGCTTTGGTCCACCTCTGGCAGGACCCAGACTGATCCCAGCTTCCCTAGGGAAGTGCTGCCCACCTGCTTGTTCCCCCTTCCTGCATGAAGTGGGCCATGGCTTGGCAGCACATGCTTCCAGtgacattttccttctctcatgAAAGCTGTCACTTTGGGCACCTTGCCCACACTCCAGGCTCCACAAGATGTCACTTCAAACATCAGCAACAGGAAGGAAGGTATGAAAGAGATGGGCAAAAGGAGCAGCGCTAGAGTGCCTGCAAAAATCCCAAGGAATGTGCCATGCTTCCCCTAAAGACTAAGGTACATATGCTTGCCAGAATGCCCATTTTCCTAGTCTTCatagagatcttttccaacctaaattattgTAAGATCACCGAGTCCCCCTGAAGCCAAACCCGCTTTTGCCTTTTCACTGTACCCATGGGGTGTAAAGGTCGTGAATCCTTCccacaaggaaaaaagtgtttcttgCTCCTCAGAGAAGACCTCTGAGCTCTCCTGTTGCTGGGCAAGAGGAGACATGTGCATGAGCAATGTTGGATCTGTTCTCTCCCACTCAGCAAAAAGTGGATGAAGACAGTTTTCAGTAGATTAAAGACACTTTCCTGCTTATTCAAGGTTTGCCAGAAAACCAACTGCACCTTCAAGGTCTGCCTCCCATCAGCAGTATAAACAAAGAGACCAAAGGAGTGTCTGATGAATAGGTAAGCTTCCCCTACTGCCAGCCATTCCCATCACCTTACAAGAAGCCCTATTTTGCCAGGCTGGTATCAGCCAACCCCCACTCCATTAACATTGGGTAATTAGCATTGAGCAGAACAAGCCCAGGAAAGCCAAACTGCGATTATGCATCTCATTGGAGTTTGGATGCCTCCTAAATGGCTCACGCTAATCCCCACCAGTTGGTCTGGGCTCCTGCAGTtctaattgattttttttctccttgggcTACATGTTTTGCATAAATAATAATTAGTACCAGAAAGGCAACCCAGCATCACCCTAAGCACTGTGGCTTCCTGTGTCCTCACTGTCCAGCCTCAGCCAGTGGCAGGGACTGCTTGCCACCCCTCCAATTTCAATAATTTGTAGCTAGGGCACTGGGAGGCCAGCGCAGATCCTTTCTGGCTGACAGGGAGCCAACACCTCTTGGAAACAGGGTTGAGAAAAAGCCCCCTCAGTGCCCAAAGgagatttgttttcttaagGGGAAGACATCTCCCTGCTCCCTACACATGCAACCACAGCAAGACgagttgtttttaaaacaaagctctttCATCCTGATAAAGTCCAGATGCTCAATCAAAGCTGAGATGGCCACAAAAATAGCTAAGGAACTGCCTCCTGCCAAGTCCAGAGCCCCTGAGCTGTCCAACCATTTAACTAAGCTAAGAAAACAATCCACCTGGCTTAAAACGAAATTTCTCTTCAAAAGCAAACCCCACATTTAATAACAATCAtcagagaatgaagaaaaaaagaaataatccaCTATTTCTAATTACCTGGAAAGGACAACACAGTTGAATAAACTCATCTCTTCAACCCACACCCAGAGAAGAGACCTCTGCCTTCACAAGCAACGTTTGGCACAATAGTAGAAAGCAAACAACCCATGTTACTcaccacagctcagctgatCCCTCCAGAAGCCCTCCTTGCCCTCATTTGCCTCCATCTGGCACTAACGGTGCTGATGAACCCCTCCACCTACCAGCTGCTTCCCATCACTTCCACTTTCATTGGTACACCTTGGACAACACCTGtggggtggctgcagctgctcttctgGGGCAGAGTCCAGGGGCTGGTGTTGCTTAAGGCAAAGCAAATGTGCCCATCATGTGGCCTGCAGCCTGCCAGCTTGTGCtctgggacatggggacagaaaGGTCTAGGGAGGCTGGGCAGAGTCAGGTCTGGTTCTCATTACCCCAAATACCCTCCCTCCTGGTTTACCCTATGTCCCACAGAGCTACTGTGTAATGATGTACCATCCCCTTCACACCAGAAAAAGGTAGCAGGGACTGTTTTCCCTTCTGgctcttttaaaaagagagaagaaacctCACCTCGCCCCAGTGTGGTTCTTTGTACCACTCTTGCCTGAGTCCTTCCATCCCCACAGCACTCACACCCTGCCCACCACACCTGGGGCATGAATACCCCTACATTAGTCAACCTCCAGATATTTAGATCTTTCTCAGGGCTTGTCACACAGCCATGGGAGAACCAGGCAGATTCTGAGTCAGGAGATCAGAAATTTCCAGGGAGCTTCTCctacaatgaaaagaaaacagagtaaaaGCCTGTGATCACACCTTTGCAGGCTCAGGGTGACACCATCCATGCAGCTCTACAGCTGGGTGTAGGTGCAAAGGGCACTTGAAGATCATCCACTTCAGAGACATGACCCTGGACCACAGAGGAGATGGTAAATTTTCTCTCAGGGGTTGATGCTAGAAGTGTGGAGAAGCTTGATCCCAGAATCAGGGCAGGTCAGGTAAAAAAAATGGTGTTCTTCTCTTTGTCACGGTGCTGCCAGAACACAGCAGAATGACCATAAATACCCCCAAATATTTTTCACCCTGAGTACAGGCAGGAGACACATTCTCCAAAGTGTGCCAAAGACCTTCACTCACCAAAGCTGAGTAGGGAACCTCATCATGACAGTCTTTATAATGTTCCTACAGGACAAAACAGTCCCAAAACTGTGCCTGCCATCCCCTTGTGGGTACATCTCTTCATCAGACCATGCTGACAGTTGTCCCATTGGAGCCTCCTGATGCCACCCCACCATTTGCAGCACCATCCTTGATGTTCTTCTCTGAAGCTGAGATGGGTTTGTGTCTCTTTTGCCTAGTGATGGCTGTTTCAATGCCCCTGAGACACAGCTGCACGTCCTCCCGAAAGGAAGGGGTGTACAGTCCATAAATGATAGGGTCAGTGCAAGTGTGCAGCAAGCCAAAGAGGAAGAAGCTGTGGTTGACATACTCTGGCATCTTCTGGATCATGGCTGGCTGGAACCAGTACCACAAGCCCAGGAGATAGTAAGGGGTCCAGCAGATGATGAAGGTGGCAACAATCACTATGGTCATCTTGAGAGTCTTCATGCGTGCCTTGGAGATGTGGTCGTTTTGATTTCTTGTCAAACCTGCCAAGGAGAGCCAAAAAGATAGTTGAAGATaggggaaaaccaaaacaacacaatcATACATGACTCTGCTTCTGCCAGAGAGTGAAGACCATCTCATAATCTGGTCCATGTCCCACGGGAACCAGAAGACAGCAAGGACTGGGGCTGGTAAGTTTGTGCAAAACCTCTTGGCTGGTTTGTGCAAAACTTCTTAGCTTTCAAAGGATGTTGTGACAGGCCCAACAACAATTCCAGCATGGAGAAGTTCAGTCATGGAGGACATTAAAGGGCTGGGATCTACTTACCTTTATTGACCTTTAGCTGCTTACTGATCTCCCAAAGGATCCGGATGTAGCAAATGATCATGACACTCAGGGGGGTGATGTAGAGGGTGGTGAAGGTGAACATGTTGTAGACTGTTTCCTCCCAGTGTGCTCGGAAGCTTCCATGTGTAACACACTGGGTGAAATTCCCTCCTGGGACTGTGTTCAGgtggaagaggaaaagctgaaatggaGAACCAAGGAATAACTCAGAGAGGATTTGGAACAGAGCACCACATCCTGGAGATGCTGCTAGCTGTGCATGGAGagcacctccctgctgctgttagACTGGTAGATGGGCTCTGGGCACTCATGGCATATTCTGGTGCTGGTGGAGTCCCCAGATTGGGATGGACTGGTTGGGGATGTTGGGATGGAGAGGTCTTTCTCCAAAACCACCCCAGCCTAGGCAAACTCCATGGGGAAGGCACTGAACTTTACCTGGGGCAAAGCCAGGAGCAcgctgccagcccaggcagcacGGAGCAGCATCCCATTGCGGCGGTGAGCACGGGAGAAAGGATGGAGGATGGCTGCATGCCGGTCCAGGCTGATGACCACCAGTACCAGGGCAGCCGCGTACATAGCAAACAGCTTGAGAAAGTTGAGGATCTTGCAGGAGATGTCCCCTCCATACCACTGCACTGTCACGTTCCACGCCGCATCCAGGGGCATCACcatcactgtcaccagcaggtCGGCCAGTGCCAGGCTGAGGATCAGTGGCTGCACATGggatttcctcctcttcctcagcaggctgcccagcactgccGTGTTGCTGCCCGCTGCCAGCAGGAAGAAGATGGCTGTGATGATCACACGGACCTTTGCTGCTTGGGTGAACCGGGGCTCCACCCAGTACTGGGGGTACTCGGAGGCTGAGACATTGGTGTCCTCCCGTGCGGTGGGGCAGTGGGGAgatgcagggagctgctcctcactcaTCCCCTGCTGAAACGAAAGCAGCAAAGTGAATCCCTTCTTAGGGGCTGTGTACAGTGCTGCAGCTTCAACATATGGACAAGTGGGGAGATGGTGGGATCTGCACTGGAGGTACCAGCAGCAGTCTGTCCCATCCTGTCTTGTTctgtcctgcctctgcctgAGCCCTCTGTGTTGCCCATTTTGTGAAGCCACCACATCCCCCCACCACGGTGACCTAGCCTGGCTGCCCTGTCTGGCTCACCCCTGCTGTAGCTACAGTGACTGCTCACACAGACATATATTTTTAGTTCTTAGCGAGGTGgctgagcagctgggaaagcaggagTGGTGGCCAGGACCATGGAACCAGTCACTATCTGccagcatcctgctgggaatgggtCATACCAGAGCTGGctgagcctgtgctggggcagctgtgctctgctcaaGGACTTGTCCTTGCAAAGGGGGTTTGTAAGCAGGGCTCAGCTTTTTAGAAACCCCACAGCCTTTCCCATTAGTGTGTTAAACTTTAATGGTCCATTTCTGTCTCCAGTGCCAGATCTGGCGTTGTGGGCAAGAGCAGCTGAGAGTAAACAGGCAAGGAGAAGGGACATCCCACATTTTCCAGAGTCTGACAGTGTCTCCTGGAAGAGGATCACAGTGGCATTTAGGAGCCTGGACCTTCCCAGAACCcaagcagcaccagcacaacACCTCTGTCCCTTTCTATTCtggaggcagaggggaaggTAGAACCCTCCCTAAACCGGGGGTGGTTGGGAAGTGATGAGCAGTGTGGTTGTCCCCCACACTTGATTTCATTGCCCTTTTTACCTGAGCAGAACTCACGTTTTAAGGGCAAATACTTTCAACTCCTGTGGCCACAAGCTGTTTACAGTCCCAGCTGCAGGTACAGCACATCTCCTACTGTTTCAAGCACCTTCCTGTTTGCTGATTCGAAAATAGAGCATTCCTTACCTTTGTACAAATAAAGTAACAGCAGAGATTAAATCTgtctccccagctctgcaggatggaGATGCCAACACCTTGCAGCAATGcgccctcctccagccccatcaCGTACACCCCGAGCCCCCTTCCCCTCACTGCCTTcaccccctccctccccaaagACAAATCTAACaaacaagcagcaaaaagaaCAGCTAAAAAGCACCAAGTTGCTTGCCTGGAAGAAACAAGAAATCCGTGTCCAGGTCAGGATTTATCCCAGCTGATGGGAACATACCTGGCATCCGCATGCCCTGATGCTGAGAGAAGACGCTCCGTGCCTTTCCCACGGGTCTCCCACCGCTGCGGTGCTGAGTCAGGATGCTCCAACGTTTCCTTGCATCAGATCCCTGCAACAAACCTTGAAGCAGTAAAATTTCCCCTTGCCAGCGGCCAAGCCGGGAGCGACACTGCTGTTAGCACAGGCATATGCAGGCATCTGGAGATGGGAATGCTGCTGCAAACACCCCCTGCACTGGCAAAccaggagcagggcactgcGAGTTGGGCACCTATGGGCAGCCTGGCTCAGGCAGCCATCATCACCCCTGCCCTTGTTAGCTTAATGAGCTGCCCACTTaatgagcaggcagcagggatgaTGACAAAGCCGCTGTAATGCAAGAAATGGCCAAAATTCAAAATGTTGTGGCCAAATGTGGCTCCATCAGGGATAGGTGCCAACACTCCCTGTACTGGTTTGCtataaatacaggaaaatgaGTTAATTATCCTGGGAGTTAGTGATGAACGTCCCGTTGCTCAGACAACCGAAAGACTCGCAGACacgcgcacacacacacacctcagAGATGCTCCTGGACCACATGGGTCCGTGGACACATCACAGGTACATGCCTGGACTGGAAATGCTGTAAGGAGGGAATTAATAAGGGGAAATGTGGTTCATTTTGCCAATTTAATGActacactttttttcctgcagtctaTCAGTTCCcatcatgtttttttctgtatttcttgcAGCATAACACGGTGAGAGGGAAGGACCTTGGGAGGGACAAAGAGCTCACAAGAGcttaaaaaatacaatgtgCAATGTGAGGACAGGGAGGGAAACTGAGGACATGCTGCTCTTCTGGCCAGCAAAGAAGCTGTGGGGATGAAAGAGGGACAGCCCCAAGCCCTACTGGGGCCAGAACTGGCAAACACACTCCCAGAGGCTTCACCGGGACTTTAATAACATACAGATAGATCTTCACATTTTCCAGGCTATTAAATTAAAGAGTACGTAGTATACAAGTCCCTGCAGATCTCAGGCTGGCAGTGGTGGCTCTGCATTGTTCCCCAAGAGGAGGAGATTCCCTTTCTGGAATAGGTTTTCCATCATTAAAATTATTCCCACTTATTTCAGAGGGAAACGCCTGAGCTCTGAGGGTGGTTGCACCAtctctgaggctgctgtgctggcaggagtgCTCCCGggcacaaacagaaaagatattttccctttttccaattTGACTCTTAAGTCTTTGTGGGTTTAAGAGTCAAATGTGTGGCAGAGGGACCAGCTCCTGAGacccaggagatgctgcaggcaCTGGACCATGTTTGCCCTAGAATCCCCTAAACTCTCCATCACTTCTGCATGGAGCTGCCAAAAGGGATCAGGATGGAAACTCTCTGTTCAGAGCCACAGAGGGCAAGTCCTACATCCAAAGTGCTTTTCATACAAGGAGAAAGAGGGAAACAGACCCTGCTGACACTGCGAATGAGCACCAGCCAGCCCTGTCACATGGGATTGGACTGTCCCCATCACCTCCTTACTGATGAGGGCATCACCCACCAGTACCTGGGGAATGAGCCTAGCCCTTGGGGGAAAAATAGCACAAAATCTACCTAGAAATTGGGTGGAAGCCTGTTTGTTccagcagccacctcctccTGACATTAGGTTCTTGCTTAAAACTGAGATTAATTTGGCCCCACATactcatctttatttttcttttcatttagcCCTTTGCACCTgcaaaaaagcaattaaatagCAAGTAAGGAATGTATTCCCTGTTTGTCCTTTGTCCTGGCTGATGGCCTTATTGTCTAGAAATGTCCTCTCCATCATCCATCATGATGCAAGAAAGGGACAGGATTTTTCTTGGGAACTGTAAGCCTTGCTCATGCCACAACAAAGCCTTTAGTCCCTGTtcacagaggatttttttagCATACCATCACACAGAAATGTCCTGGGCATGCATTAGCAATAAGTCTTATTTTAAGGGTGGGGTCCCTTATTGAAATGACTGCTTTTCTCCAGCGTTTGCACAGTAACCCccttgtgttttctctctttttctttttttgctcatCTCCTCAAAGGTCAGTTTGGATGTTGTCTGCATGGCAGCCTTCAGCCGAATCTCTGAACACTGGTTTAACGATCAGAGGGTTTTGGTGTCCAGGATTAGGAAACAGTGCTGGCAGGCAGGGCTTGTTTCCATACATCCCAGCTTGGGTCTTCCAGAAATCTCCTCCTCTTGGGATGCTGCCCCAGTacctccccagagctgcagtcCAGTGCTGGGTCATGAGGGGACATAGCATCCCCCAGCGTCCCCAAATAGGACTGGTCTCCTCAAATCCATATGGATCATCCTGGGATGCTGGAGAACACAGAAATCAGGGACCACACTGGGTAATATAGTCAGTGACAATTTCTGCACGAGTAGACCTTGAATAAACATGCAATGCTGTGTTTTTCCATCGGACACCCTGTATATACTGGGATCTCATCCAGGGAGAGCAGCGTGGGATATAATTTTCATTAACCTATTGCAAACATGGGGAAGGGAACCTGCTGCTGTTTATCGTAATAAATCACGGCCGGGGGCTTGGCTtcccaaagagaaaaacttgtattttcctctctgagaGAAACTCCAGTTGCTGGTTGTTGTGGGGGGTAAGGATGGGTGATTCTTCTGCTGCACTCATCAACCACACCCTCCCCCCAGGCAGGTGCTTCTGCCAGGCTGGCTGCCCAAAAACTTCCCTTTATTAAGAAAAACCTCATGATTCCAGAGCGTTTTTAAtgctgattcttttttttcccccctgtaattcttctccttcttctccaaACCTTGAATTGTCTTAGGAGCAGCTCATCCAAGGAAATTTTTGTCTCATACTGGACTCGAAACAGAAAGTCTAGTCAGGGACATCTGACATGCAATGTTTTTGTGAGTAAATACCAGCGTCCATGAAGTCATTTCCCGGGGTTAGAAATGAGCTCACCTCTGGAACAGCTTCTCTTCTTACCCAAAGTTCACAAGTCAAGCGATTGGGAAGCTCCCagtttttcagccttttcattAAATAACAGCATCATAAAAATTAGCACGGTGCCACTGTGCTGTAAGTTACAAACTAGTCTGAAACGGGGCATCACCCCAAATTCCCCAAAATCTCTGCAGCAAAAGACAGAGACACAAAGCCCAATGATCACCAGGGGTAAACCAGCACCTCAttctgcctgctcagccagccctggccgcCCTGCTGAACCTGCCAAGGAGGGATGGTAATTGCTGCCGCTCCTGGGGATAATCTGGATCACCCCATCCCCCTCCTAAAAACCCGTGTTTAAAGCAGAGGGAGGGCTCTCTCCTGCCTTCGGGGCTCAATTACTTTGTAAACTGTGGTTTTAGACCACTTCTTGGTGAGACAATGGTCTGTTTCTGCTCCGGTTTTGTGTATCAAAACCTCATTGATAAAAACCCTTCTCTGCGGGGTATCACATCATCAGACAGCGGTACAGGGAAAAGCATGCTCAAACCTGCTGCAATTCCCACCTTTCAATACCACAGCCTGGTGCTTCTGATCCTGCTGAGATCAGATGTCCAGAGCATCATTCCCAAGGGTTCCCCAAATTTATATCTTcccatgcagagcagcagctctcagggtCTTTCCTCCGTCTT from Sylvia atricapilla isolate bSylAtr1 chromosome 13, bSylAtr1.pri, whole genome shotgun sequence includes the following:
- the LOC136366767 gene encoding gonadotropin-releasing hormone II receptor-like; translation: MSEEQLPASPHCPTAREDTNVSASEYPQYWVEPRFTQAAKVRVIITAIFFLLAAGSNTAVLGSLLRKRRKSHVQPLILSLALADLLVTVMVMPLDAAWNVTVQWYGGDISCKILNFLKLFAMYAAALVLVVISLDRHAAILHPFSRAHRRNGMLLRAAWAGSVLLALPQLFLFHLNTVPGGNFTQCVTHGSFRAHWEETVYNMFTFTTLYITPLSVMIICYIRILWEISKQLKVNKGLTRNQNDHISKARMKTLKMTIVIVATFIICWTPYYLLGLWYWFQPAMIQKMPEYVNHSFFLFGLLHTCTDPIIYGLYTPSFREDVQLCLRGIETAITRQKRHKPISASEKNIKDGAANGGVASGGSNGTTVSMV